The genomic DNA GTCCTGTGTCTCAGGTGATGTCATCAGTCACCTTTCCTGTGTCTCAGGTGATGTCATCAGTCACATTTCCTGTGTCTCAGGTGATGTCATCAGTCACCTGTCCTGTGTCTCAGGTTTCATCGGAGCAGGCGGGTGCTGATTTGTCGGTAATGCTGGACGTTCTCAGCCTGGCGGAGCTGCAGCGTCTGGGGGTTCCTCACACCGACGACAGCCTGAAGTATGGCTACCGGCTGGAGAAGGACCGCTACGGTATGGCCCCGTCTACCTGCACAGATAACACACCTGCCCCGTGGTCCGGTCAGACCGCTGACCCGTGTGTGCCTCCTCCCAGAGTTCCCAACATGCCGAGCGACGGTCCTGGCGCTGTACGACGGTGAGGCGCTGGTGTCGGAGGTTCCTGAGGGGCGGCGCTGTGGAGTTGTCCTGGACCTCACCTGCTTCTACTCGGAGCAGGGCGGCCAGTCACATGACCGCGGCTACTTCACCCGCCACGGCCTGCAGGTCAGCTGACTCACACACAGCTGACTCACGCACCCATGATGCACCTGCATCATGGGAAAGCTTCTGTGTCCAGGTGACTCCAGGTGTCTCCTCCTCTCAGGACGTGGTGTTCCCGGTGGAGGCGGTGCTCCGGGCCGGAGGGTACGTGGTCCATCAGGTGACCGCAGCTGACAGCCTGGAGACCGGAGACCAGGTCCACCTGCACCTGGACCAGGTAAATACAGAACCACCAGGTTCACCTGGACCAGGTAAACACAGAACCACAAGGTCCACCTGGACCATGTAAACACAGAACCACAAGGTCCACCTGGACCATGTAAACACAGAACCACCTGGACCTGGTAAACACAGAACCACCAGGTCCAGAACCGCCAAaaccaattttattttttttcgcACATATTCAACTGTCTAAAACTAAAATTAACTAGATGTGAAATCTACCTGTCTGCCtcacctgtccacctgtctatctcatctgtccacctgtctgtctgtccaggtCCACAGGATGTCTTGTATGGTCAAACACACGGCGACTCACCTCCTGAACTTTGCTCTGAAGAAGGTTCTCGGTTCTTCAGTTCAGCAGAGAGGATCTCATGTGTCGGCTGATCGCCTGCGCTTCGACTTCACCGTCAAGGTGACACCCGCTAACCAACTAACCGGCCGACTAACTAACCGACCGACTAACTGACCAACTAACCGACCAACTAACCAGCCAACTAACTAACCGACTAACTGACCAACTAAGTGACTAACTAACCAACTGACTAACTAACCGACTAACCGGCAGACTAAATACCCAACCGACTAACTGACCAACTAGCTAACCAACTGACCAACTAACCAGCTAACCGACTAACTAACCAACCGACTAACTGACCGACTAACTAACCCGCTAACCGGCTGACCAATTCACCGACCGACTAACTGACCAACTAACTAACCAACTGACTAACTAACCGACTAACCGGCCGACTAAATACCCGACAGACTAACTGaccaactaaccaaccaactAACCGACTAACCAGCCGACTAACAGACCGACCAACTAACCGACTAGCTAACCAACTGACTAACCGGCCAACTAAATACCCAACCGACTAACTGACCAACTAACCAACCGACTAACTAACCGATCGACTAACTGACCAACTAAACGACTAAGTAACCAACTGAATAACTAACCGACTAACCGGCTGACTAAATACCTGACCGACTGaccaactaaccaaccaactAACTAACCAACTGACCAAACTAACCCGCTAACTGACTAACCGGCCGACTAACTAACCGACCGACTAACTGACCAACTAATCAGCCAACTAACCCACTGACCAGCAGACTAACTAACCGACCAACTAACTAACCGACTAACCGGCCGACTAACTAACCGGCTGACTAACTGCCCGACCGACTAACTGACCAACTAACCAACTAACTAACCAACTGACCAACTAACCGACTAACCGGCCGACTAACTAACTGACCGAGTAACTGACCGACTAACCGACTATCCAACTGACTAACCAACCAACTAACTGGCCGACTAACTAACTGACCGACTAACTGTCCAACTAACCGACTAACTAACTGACTGACTAACTGACCAACCGACTAACCGGCCGACTAACTAACCGGCTGACTAACTGCCCGACCGACTAACTGACCAACTAACCAACTAACTAACCAACTGACCAACTAACCGACTAACCGGCCGACTAACTAACTGACCGAGTAACTGACCGACTAACCGACTATCCAACTGACTAACCAACCAACTAACTGACTGACTAACTGACCAACCGACTAACCGGCCGACTAACTAACCGACTGACCAACTAACCGGCCGACTAACTGACTAATTAACCGACTGACCAACTAACCGACTAACTGCCAGTCTGAGGTGTAATTCACTGTTCTCCTCCTGCTGGTTCTAAGACGTTCTGTCGTCTGGTTCTAAGGCATTCTGTTGTCCTCTCCAGGGTTCTCTCAGCGTctctcagctgcagcaggtagAAAGGTGTGTCAGCGACATGGTCACAGCCAATCAGATCGTCCACAGCCAGGAGCTTCCTCTGCAGAGAGCCAAGAGCATCCGAGGGCTGAGGACAGTGGATGAGGTGCTGTCTGTCCCCtggtctcacctgtctgtccacctgtctgtctcctgGTCTCACCTGtgtgtccacctgtctgtctctacaggTGTACCCTGACCCGGTCCGGGTGGTGTCGGTGGGTCTTCCAGCCTCTGAGCTCCTGGACCATCAGACGGACAGAGAGACGTCTGTGGAGCTCTGCTGTGGAACGTGAGTCTGGAACACACCTGTCCACCTGTTTACCCGTCCACCTGTTTACCTGTCAGTGAGGGTAATGGAGTCAGTAGTTTAATGGTTTTCCTTTATTTCAGTCACCTGCTTCGGACCGGAGACATTGAGGACCTGGTGATTGTCTCTGAGAGGCAGATGGTGAAAGGAATCAGTCGGGTCATCGCGGTGACGGGACGGGAAGCAGCACGGGTGAGTTCCTGGCCTCATGTTCTCATTGGACGTTCTAAATGTAGGCGGTTCTTTAACCCCGCTGTGCCTTCAGGCCCGGGAGGCCGGTCAGGTTCTATCGCAGGACGTCGACTCTCTGGCAGCTAGACTGACAGGCTCCGCCCCCTCCAGCCTCGACTCCGCCCCCTCCAGCCTCGACTCCGCCCAGCGGCTCTCCAAGGAGGTCGGCGTCCTCTCTGACGTAAGTCCACTACCCATGATGCACTGCAGCCGCTGAGATGAAAACATGGTGTTTGACCCTGAACTGTGTCTGACAGGCGGTAGATAGTACCCTCATCCCCCAGTGGCAGCGCAGTGAACTGCAGGCTCGACTCAAAGCTCTGCAGAGGAGCAGCAACACCACTGTCAGGAAACTGGAGACCAGAGAGGTGAACACACACCTGAGATATACCTGAAAATATACCTGAGATACACCTGAGATACACCTGTGACTGTAGACCTGCTGCTCTGATGCAGTTTTCCCATCATGCTTTGCTCAGGCTGCAGTCAGAGCTCAAGCTCTGCTGGAGAAGAACGGTAGGAAGGAGCTGCTGGTGGACTCTGTGGAGACGGACTATCTGTCGGTAGGTAGAGCTGCAGGTGAGCTCAGGTGACCTCTAACAACAGAAGCTAACAGGTAGAGGCTTCCCCTGGTGGACCATCCAGGAACTACtgaaggttctggttctgatgttCCAGGTGGTGATGAAAACGGTGAACCAGCTGAGCTCCGTCGCTCCTCTCAGTCACGTGATGCTTCTGGCTCACCAGCAGCATTCTGGGAAGGTCCTGTGTGCCTGTCAGGTTCCCAAGGTAACCACCACTCACCTGTCAGTGACATCACAGGGGGCGGGGTTTGTCGTTTATTAAGCAGCTTCTACACAGACACTCGTTCATTAGCAGGGACAGAGCTAATgtttgctaattagcacaggACAGACACATCTTATCGCTGTTAAAGGACGGAGACGTTTCCCTCTGGACATTTAGAAAACTGGAGAGGACGGAGACGTTTCCCTCTGGACGTTTAGAAAACTGGAGAGGACGGAGACGTTTCCCTCTGGATGTTTAGAAAACACCACCTGTTTTAATCCACTGAGGAGTGCAGCTTTAGTggagctagctagctagcaacaTTAGCAACATGGTAGCGATGCTAGCTAACAACATTAGCAACCTGTTAGTGATGCTAGTAGTGATGCTAAGTGATTGTTAGTGACATTAGcaacattagcaccatgttaGTGATGCTAGTATTGATGCTAAGTGATTGTTAGAGACATTAGCACCATGTTAGTGATGGTAGTAGTGATGCTAAGTGATTGCTAGTGACATTACCACCTTGTTAGTAATGCTAGTATTGATGCTAAGTGATTGTTAGTGACATTAGCACCATGGTAGTGATGCTAGTAGTGATGTTAAGTGATTGTTAGTGACATTAGCACCATGGTAGTGATGCTAGTAGTGATGCTAAGTGATTGTTAGTGACATTAGCACCATGTTAGTGATGTTAGTATTGATGCTAAGTGATTGTTAGAGACATTAGCACCATGTTAGTAATGCTAGTAGTGATGCTAAGTGATTGTTAGTGACATTAGcaacattagcaccatgttaGTAATGCTAGTAAGTGATGCTAAGTGATCGTTAGTGACATTAGCACCATGTTAGTGATGCTAGCAGTGATGCTAAGTGATTGTTAGCGACATTAGCACCATGTTAGTGATGCTAGCAGTGATGCTAAGTGATTGCTAGCAACATTAGCACGTTAGTGACGCAAGTAGTGATGCTAAGTGATTGTTAGTGACACTAGCATCCCTGGTGTTTAAATATTCAGATCTTCCAATAACCCGTAGTGTAAATGAGCATTCTGTACGTTCTACCAGGTACCTTAACTTACATTTTAATGATCCCAATCTTGTACTTGGAAAAGACTCAGGGAGaattttatgaataaaataatcagCGTGTTGGAGTAATTAGAATCCGAACATTTATTAATCAGTAATTAACTCTCTGCAGGACTCTCCATGGATCGCGGCCTCTGATTGGGCGGTGGCGGTGTGTCGTCACCTCGGGGGGAGCGCCGGGGGCTCGGCGCTGGTCGCCAAGGGAACTGGCACCAGCAGTGACATCAGCAAGGCCCTGAGGTGGGCGGAGCAGTTCGCCCGCCAGAAGACACAGCGTTGATGTCATAGACTGTAGGCCCCGCCCACAGCAGCAATGGCCTCTTGTGATTGGAGGACAGATgtcaggtttcttttttttttttagaagaaataaaaactctGAGAGGTTCTTTGTTCTCTTTATTCTATGAATCAGTGAGTAGACAGaaggaccaatcagagcagggGGGCAGGGCTAAAGAGAAACCAGCTGCAGTCATcgccagaaccaggaccaggactggAACCAGGATCAGAACCAGGACTATGTTCCTTAGAGCAGCGACACGTTGAGCCACTGCAGGAGAACCAGACAGAACATGTTAGAACTGAAGGATGTTTCTGGAAATTAAATCCAGTAGAACCTGTTTGTTCTGGTCACAGAGTTCCTGTTGGAACCGTTTAATACAAAAGGATGATTAGAGAAACAATCCTGTAAACCACAGGTGTCAAACTCTGGCGCACGGGCCAAATTTGGCACGTCATGTAATTATATTTGGCCCGCACGGCAATAGCAAATAATTACTAGAGCTGGCCTGCCGGTATCATATAGCGCATTACTACAAATCCCAGAATGCTCTGCTGGTGTTTTGGAGTGTCAATCAGGACAAGACCCACAAACACTGGACATTTCTCAGTATGCGTTCTTGTCCTTACTTGCGTTCTCGTGTACTCGTGAAACATCATCAGTCGGAGACCGAGTACTGTTCCAATTCAAAGAACGCATCTGACCAAGAACGGAAGTGTTCTGGCTCCGCCCACATTATGGAGGATCATCAGACCAGACTAGTGTGGACTTGGGGCGGCCAAATAACCCATAATGCATTTAGACCAGGGGCAAAGGCCGAGGAGGAAACTTTCAGAGGAAACAGGCAAGAAAGTAGTCGTGTAAATGTCAAATATGGGATCAGGTTATCCAgataaagcctgattaaaaatttaGTCCAACGGTTTGGGAGATGTGAGCATCCAGGTTAGACAGAGATGATGTCAGCAAGGCTTTATAATCTGCTGCTCTGATGCTTCTATAGCAGTTAAACAGGGATACTAGtagttttgtgttattctaacggtcacactttggcctcatggtgtttttttttttttttgtgtaaatttctAGATAAATCGGTTTGAAAGAAGTTAATGTTCATAACTTtatattgttaatgttttactcAATCACTGACTGTAATAGTAAGAAgagataaattaaaatatagagtatcatttattttcaagttttgtttCTGAGTCTTTTCACTActaaaaatatgtatgttttttttctaatctttatagttctttatattttcttttagggcttaattaaatataattaaaaatggtgacaaaaagataagaacaaaaataaaaacattagttttactGCTTTACAAAGATCTTCTTTCTATTTTCATTGGTACAATTAATTTTTGCCATGGGAAGAGGATAAACCTTGTCcgaagaagaaaaagctgtgATTATTCAACATGGAAAATTTAATTCCACTTAtcaataaataagcaaataaacatGGAGATCCAAGTGTGTTATTGGTaatttattgaataaaaaaagttataataataaataaaagtcgccatttttatttaatcaaatttaGCCCtcaaaagaaatataaagaactaTAAAGACTCGAACAAACCTGATCGGTTCTCTGATGTTCTTCCAGACTTTTTCTGATGAGGAACCAATCAGAACAGTCTGGGCTGTGGCGGAGCTTCCTACCTGCAGGATGTTGAGTTCCACGGTTCCTGAGTTGTTCTTGTCCAACGTTTTGAACATGTCTGCAAAGAGAAGAAATGTGAGAATGAGGAGGAACAAACAGTGGTCCTCAGGCTGGAGGTGATGGAGACTCACTGAACATGGTCTCCAGACGGACCAGGCTGGACACGAAGTTGTCAAAGTCGATGGTGAGATCTGATTCGCTGTAGCGAGCCACAATGACCTGATGGAGGGCATTGTTGAGGCTGAAACCTGCAACACACCCAGGAGGCGAGCAGAAGGTCAGAGAAGGTCCAGAGATGTCTCCAACAACCATTTAGTTCTACAACCCTGACGGCGCTGAAGGTTTAGTCTGAAGAACATGAACCACACCTGAGATTCTAACTAATGTTTCATcagaatcacttcattctactgcagctaatgtctcCTCATAGTTCAGAAGGTTCTCATCATCAGGTCCTGGAGATGGTTGGAGTTccaggagaaaccagctggaggttcaggaagacgtttctagaaacatcttcctgaagctcctaccatcttgtcatcctgtagatgttttctatctccatgtttcctctctgctctgctcatcatgtgtagatgttccaccatgctggatggatctccaactactcgttttgtgtctcgtttgttgCCATTTCTTGGCTaaatttgtccttttgtgtctcgttttggtaatttttttatctctttgtgtctccttttttcaattttttctcatttgtgttgtttgttgtcgAAGTCTCTGAAGTTTCTGATCAGTCTTCATACATGCATGTTTAGCTAACGGAACTAGCCTTTAGCTAACATCAGCTAACTG from Amphiprion ocellaris isolate individual 3 ecotype Okinawa chromosome 4, ASM2253959v1, whole genome shotgun sequence includes the following:
- the aars2 gene encoding alanine--tRNA ligase, mitochondrial isoform X5, which gives rise to MSRQLIRGLRPLGGPPGLLPTASGRFFGGSAPELPAVQVRSTFLDFFRQKHGHLLVPSSPVRPRGDPSLLFVNAGMNQFKPIFLGTADPRSPMASYRRVVNSQKCVRAGGKHNDLDDVGRDTYHHTFFEMLGTWSFGDYFKEEACRMAWSLLTEHYGISADRLYVSYFGGDAASGLQSDEETRHIWLDMGVPPGHLLPFGLKENFWEMGDSGPCGPCTEIHYDHVGGRDAAKLVNANSPDVVEIWNLVFMQYNREADLSLRRLPQFSVDTGMGLERLVSVLQGKRSTYDTDLFTPLLHALHQRSRVAPYGGRTGSEDQDRVDLAYRVVADHIRTLSVCIADGVHPGMSGAELVLRRILRRAVRFCMEVLQAPQGTLASLVPTVTHLLGDVYPELHREADQIVDVINENEAQFLLSLQQGSRLIQRTLCRKDYKHGVFPASVAWSLHRDLGFPLDLVDLMLEDRGVQVDRQELDRIIAENHKVMSSVTCPVSQVSSEQAGADLSVMLDVLSLAELQRLGVPHTDDSLKYGYRLEKDRYEFPTCRATVLALYDGEALVSEVPEGRRCGVVLDLTCFYSEQGGQSHDRGYFTRHGLQVTPGVSSSQDVVFPVEAVLRAGGYVVHQVTAADSLETGDQVHLHLDQVHRMSCMVKHTATHLLNFALKKVLGSSVQQRGSHVSADRLRFDFTVKGSLSVSQLQQVERCVSDMVTANQIVHSQELPLQRAKSIRGLRTVDEVYPDPVRVVSVGLPASELLDHQTDRETSVELCCGTHLLRTGDIEDLVIVSERQMVKGISRVIAVTGREAARAREAGQVLSQDVDSLAARLTGSAPSSLDSAPSSLDSAQRLSKEVGVLSDAVDSTLIPQWQRSELQARLKALQRSSNTTVRKLETREAAVRAQALLEKNGRKELLVDSVETDYLSVVMKTVNQLSSVAPLSHVMLLAHQQHSGKVLCACQVPKDSPWIAASDWAVAVCRHLGGSAGGSALVAKGTGTSSDISKALRWAEQFARQKTQR
- the aars2 gene encoding alanine--tRNA ligase, mitochondrial isoform X4 codes for the protein MSRQLIRGLRPLGGPPGLLPTASGRFFGGSAPELPAVQVRSTFLDFFRQKHGHLLVPSSPVRPRGDPSLLFVNAGMNQFKPIFLGTADPRSPMASYRRVVNSQKCVRAGGKHNDLDDVGRDTYHHTFFEMLGTWSFGDYFKEEACRMAWSLLTEHYGISADRLYVSYFGGDAASGLQSDEETRHIWLDMGVPPGHLLPFGLKENFWEMGDSGPCGPCTEIHYDHVGGRDAAKLVNANSPDVVEIWNLVFMQYNREADLSLRRLPQFSVDTGMGLERLVSVLQGKRSTYDTDLFTPLLHALHQRSRVAPYGGRTGSEDQDRVDLAYRVVADHIRTLSVCIADGVHPGMSGAELVLRRILRRAVRFCMEVLQAPQGTLASLVPTVTHLLGDVYPELHREADQIVDVINENEAQFLLSLQQGSRLIQRTLCRKDYKHGVFPASVAWSLHRDLGFPLDLVDLMLEDRGVQVDRQELDRIIAENHKVMSSVTCPVSQVSSEQAGADLSVMLDVLSLAELQRLGVPHTDDSLKYGYRLEKDRYEFPTCRATVLALYDGEALVSEVPEGRRCGVVLDLTCFYSEQGGQSHDRGYFTRHGLQVTPGVSSSQDVVFPVEAVLRAGGYVVHQVTAADSLETGDQVHLHLDQVHRMSCMVKHTATHLLNFALKKVLGSSVQQRGSHVSADRLRFDFTVKGSLSVSQLQQVERCVSDMVTANQIVHSQELPLQRAKSIRGLRTVDEVYPDPVRVVSVGLPASELLDHQTDRETSVELCCGTHLLRTGDIEDLVIVSERQMVKGISRVIAVTGREAARAREAGQVLSQDVDSLAARLTGSAPSSLDSAPSSLDSAQRLSKEVGVLSDAVDSTLIPQWQRSELQARLKALQRSSNTTVRKLETREAAVRAQALLEKNGRKELLVDSVETDYLSVGRAAGGDENGEPAELRRSSQSRDASGSPAAFWEGPVCLSGSQGLSMDRGL
- the aars2 gene encoding alanine--tRNA ligase, mitochondrial isoform X1 — encoded protein: MSRQLIRGLRPLGGPPGLLPTASGRFFGGSAPELPAVQVRSTFLDFFRQKHGHLLVPSSPVRPRGDPSLLFVNAGMNQFKPIFLGTADPRSPMASYRRVVNSQKCVRAGGKHNDLDDVGRDTYHHTFFEMLGTWSFGDYFKEEACRMAWSLLTEHYGISADRLYVSYFGGDAASGLQSDEETRHIWLDMGVPPGHLLPFGLKENFWEMGDSGPCGPCTEIHYDHVGGRDAAKLVNANSPDVVEIWNLVFMQYNREADLSLRRLPQFSVDTGMGLERLVSVLQGKRSTYDTDLFTPLLHALHQRSRVAPYGGRTGSEDQDRVDLAYRVVADHIRTLSVCIADGVHPGMSGAELVLRRILRRAVRFCMEVLQAPQGTLASLVPTVTHLLGDVYPELHREADQIVDVINENEAQFLLSLQQGSRLIQRTLCRKDYKHGVFPASVAWSLHRDLGFPLDLVDLMLEDRGVQVDRQELDRIIAENHKVMSSVTCPVSQVSSEQAGADLSVMLDVLSLAELQRLGVPHTDDSLKYGYRLEKDRYEFPTCRATVLALYDGEALVSEVPEGRRCGVVLDLTCFYSEQGGQSHDRGYFTRHGLQDVVFPVEAVLRAGGYVVHQVTAADSLETGDQVHLHLDQVHRMSCMVKHTATHLLNFALKKVLGSSVQQRGSHVSADRLRFDFTVKGSLSVSQLQQVERCVSDMVTANQIVHSQELPLQRAKSIRGLRTVDEVYPDPVRVVSVGLPASELLDHQTDRETSVELCCGTHLLRTGDIEDLVIVSERQMVKGISRVIAVTGREAARAREAGQVLSQDVDSLAARLTGSAPSSLDSAPSSLDSAQRLSKEVGVLSDAVDSTLIPQWQRSELQARLKALQRSSNTTVRKLETREAAVRAQALLEKNGRKELLVDSVETDYLSVVMKTVNQLSSVAPLSHVMLLAHQQHSGKVLCACQVPKDSPWIAASDWAVAVCRHLGGSAGGSALVAKGTGTSSDISKALRWAEQFARQKTQR
- the aars2 gene encoding alanine--tRNA ligase, mitochondrial isoform X2, producing MSRQLIRGLRPLGGPPGLLPTASGRFFGGSAPELPAVQVRSTFLDFFRQKHGHLLVPSSPVRPRGDPSLLFVNAGMNQFKPIFLGTADPRSPMASYRRVVNSQKCVRAGGKHNDLDDVGRDTYHHTFFEMLGTWSFGDYFKEEACRMAWSLLTEHYGISADRLYVSYFGGDAASGLQSDEETRHIWLDMGVPPGHLLPFGLKENFWEMGDSGPCGPCTEIHYDHVGGRDAAKLVNANSPDVVEIWNLVFMQYNREADLSLRRLPQFSVDTGMGLERLVSVLQGKRSTYDTDLFTPLLHALHQRSRVAPYGGRTGSEDQDRVDLAYRVVADHIRTLSVCIADGVHPGMSGAELVLRRILRRAVRFCMEVLQAPQGTLASLVPTVTHLLGDVYPELHREADQIVDVINENEAQFLLSLQQGSRLIQRTLCRKDYKHGVFPASVAWSLHRDLGFPLDLVDLMLEDRGVQVDRQELDRIIAENHKVSSEQAGADLSVMLDVLSLAELQRLGVPHTDDSLKYGYRLEKDRYEFPTCRATVLALYDGEALVSEVPEGRRCGVVLDLTCFYSEQGGQSHDRGYFTRHGLQVTPGVSSSQDVVFPVEAVLRAGGYVVHQVTAADSLETGDQVHLHLDQVHRMSCMVKHTATHLLNFALKKVLGSSVQQRGSHVSADRLRFDFTVKGSLSVSQLQQVERCVSDMVTANQIVHSQELPLQRAKSIRGLRTVDEVYPDPVRVVSVGLPASELLDHQTDRETSVELCCGTHLLRTGDIEDLVIVSERQMVKGISRVIAVTGREAARAREAGQVLSQDVDSLAARLTGSAPSSLDSAPSSLDSAQRLSKEVGVLSDAVDSTLIPQWQRSELQARLKALQRSSNTTVRKLETREAAVRAQALLEKNGRKELLVDSVETDYLSVVMKTVNQLSSVAPLSHVMLLAHQQHSGKVLCACQVPKDSPWIAASDWAVAVCRHLGGSAGGSALVAKGTGTSSDISKALRWAEQFARQKTQR
- the aars2 gene encoding alanine--tRNA ligase, mitochondrial isoform X3; this translates as MSRQLIRGLRPLGGPPGLLPTASGRFFGGSAPELPAVQVRSTFLDFFRQKHGHLLVPSSPVRPRGDPSLLFVNAGMNQFKPIFLGTADPRSPMASYRRVVNSQKCVRAGGKHNDLDDVGRDTYHHTFFEMLGTWSFGDYFKEEACRMAWSLLTEHYGISADRLYVSYFGGDAASGLQSDEETRHIWLDMGVPPGHLLPFGLKENFWEMGDSGPCGPCTEIHYDHVGGRDAAKLVNANSPDVVEIWNLVFMQYNREADLSLRRLPQFSVDTGMGLERLVSVLQGKRSTYDTDLFTPLLHALHQRSRVAPYGGRTGSEDQDRVDLAYRVVADHIRTLSVCIADGVHPGMSGAELVLRRILRRAVRFCMEVLQAPQGTLASLVPTVTHLLGDVYPELHREADQIVDVINENEAQFLLSLQQGSRLIQRTLCRKDYKHGVFPASVAWSLHRDLGFPLDLVDLMLEDRGVQVDRQELDRIIAENHKVSSEQAGADLSVMLDVLSLAELQRLGVPHTDDSLKYGYRLEKDRYEFPTCRATVLALYDGEALVSEVPEGRRCGVVLDLTCFYSEQGGQSHDRGYFTRHGLQDVVFPVEAVLRAGGYVVHQVTAADSLETGDQVHLHLDQVHRMSCMVKHTATHLLNFALKKVLGSSVQQRGSHVSADRLRFDFTVKGSLSVSQLQQVERCVSDMVTANQIVHSQELPLQRAKSIRGLRTVDEVYPDPVRVVSVGLPASELLDHQTDRETSVELCCGTHLLRTGDIEDLVIVSERQMVKGISRVIAVTGREAARAREAGQVLSQDVDSLAARLTGSAPSSLDSAPSSLDSAQRLSKEVGVLSDAVDSTLIPQWQRSELQARLKALQRSSNTTVRKLETREAAVRAQALLEKNGRKELLVDSVETDYLSVVMKTVNQLSSVAPLSHVMLLAHQQHSGKVLCACQVPKDSPWIAASDWAVAVCRHLGGSAGGSALVAKGTGTSSDISKALRWAEQFARQKTQR